From Coffea arabica cultivar ET-39 chromosome 2e, Coffea Arabica ET-39 HiFi, whole genome shotgun sequence, the proteins below share one genomic window:
- the LOC113730766 gene encoding protein SEEDLING PLASTID DEVELOPMENT 1, whose protein sequence is MKALNSHFELIDIHSSWQSANQIPISTFAYIRSSTLAASTFSKAFRRTRRGRGKISSSTAPGTSIRSPEIRRPRDRSSSGNGLSSVSLSSASTSTSRDEVVSDLDLFLQLVPLRMRNELFRHQEIGQLIEVVMDLGRKPLARFPSGDWVISEQPVKLEDLGHAISKVGDFSDDNRSGINHSLHRISAIRNRKMQIIGLTCRVGRAVSGSAEIIRDLVEEGGSILVIGPPGVGKTTLIREIARMLADDQNKRVVIVDTSNEIGGDGDVPHAGIGRARRMQVPNVHMQHNVMIEAVENHMPQTIIIDEIGTELEALAASTIAQRGVQLVATAHGVTIESIIKNPSLQILVGGIESVTLGDEEARKRKVQKTILERKGPPTFTCAVEMISRTECCVHHRLDATVDAILAGKSPLFELRRVDDEASSSLKSSLSTQKDPVQDSKLVNSQSEKVGTESDDEGVDYYRKSSKLNNDRYLNQRSSPVCVYTFKIQEADLTQVTAVMGLDDEIDVTDDVGAADCILASSFEMKQNPWIRGIAKFHHLPIFVIKSNTMAQMVKAIRMILGMDYFGSSTKQLVKDTLDIEVEDDAPKRKPSLEEIDALEEARLAIEYIVIPGGEPVELLPRRSEIVARQLELVKSYQLAAEKSGTESNLRLQILPQRLTKKTSNKFSRFGSSSPKDTIL, encoded by the exons ATGAAAGCTCTGAATTCACATTTTGAGCTGATTGACATCCACAGCTCATGGCAGTCGGCTAATCAGATACCCATTTCAACCTTTGCTTACATCCGTAGCTCCACTCTAGCTGCTTCTACTTTCTCCAAGGCATTTCGTCGAACCCGTCGGGGACGCGGCAAAATCTCATCGTCTACTGCGCCGGGGACCTCGATTCGGTCACCGGAAATTCGGAGGCCGCGGGACCGATCCAGTTCCGGAAATGGGTTGTCGTCAGTTTCGTTAAGTTCGGCCTCTACTTCGACTTCTCGGGACGAGGTGGTTTCGGATTTGGACTTGTTCCTTCAGCTGGTGCCCTTGAGGATGAGGAATGAGCTGTTTAGGCATCAGGAGATTGGGCAATTGATTGAGGTTGTTATGGATTTGGGTCGAAAACCTCTTGCTCGGTTTCCCTCTGGTGATTGGGTGATCTCGGAACAACCCGTGAAGCTTGAAGATCTTGGCCATGCTATTTCAAAG GTAGGTGATTTTTCTGATGACAACCGGTCGGGTATCAATCATTCTCTACATCGTATAAGTGCCATTCGCAATCGTAAAATGCAAATTATTGGTCTTACATGCCGGGTAGGTCGGGCTGTGTCTGGAAGTGCTGAAATCATTCGTGACTTGGTTGAAGAAGGAGGTTCCATCTTGGTTATAGGGCCCCCTGGAGTTGGTAAAACAACTTTGATCAG GGAAATAGCAAGGATGCTGGCTGACGACCAGAACAAACGTGTTGTTATTGTCGATACATCAAATGAGATAGGTGGCGATGGAGATGTTCCTCATGCTGGAATAGGTCGTGCTAGAAGGATGCAAGTCCCAAACGTTCACATGCAACATAAT GTGATGATTGAGGCAGTAGAAAATCATATGCCACAAACCATTATCATTGATGAAATTGGAACGGAGCTTGAAGCGTTGGCTGCCAGTACAATTGCCCAGAGGGGAGTTCAGCTTGTTGCAACTGCACATGGAGTGACCATAGAGAGTATAATAAAGAACCCATCACTGCAGATCCTTGTTGGTGGCATTGAG AGCGTTACTCTTGGTGATGAGGaggcaaggaaaaggaaagtgcagaaaacaattCTCGAGAGGAAAGGACCCCCTACATTCACATGTGCAGTAGAGATGATATCAAGAACTGAGTGCTGTGTCCATCATAGACTGGATGCAACAGTGGATGCCATACTTGCAG GAAAATCTCCTCTGTTTGAACTCCGACGCGTAGATGATGAAGCTAGTAGTTCTCTAAAATCTTCTTTAAGTACCCAAAAGGATCCTGTACAAGACTCTAAGCTGGTTAATAGTCAAAGTGAAAAGGTTGGAACAGAGTCTGATGATGAAGGTGTGGATTATTATCGCAAATCCAGTAAATTGAATAATGATAGGTATCTTAACCAGAGGAGTTCTCCTGTCTGTGTGTATACTTTCAAG ATCCAGGAAGCTGATCTGACACAGGTAACAGCTGTCATGGGGCTTGATGATGAAATAGATGTGACTGATGACGTAGGTGCTGCAGATTGTATTCTTGCTTCTAGTTTTGAAATGAAGCAGAATCCTTGGATCCGTGGGATAGCAAAGTTCCACCATTTACCTATATTTGTTATTAAG TCAAATACAATGGCTCAAATGGTAAAGGCAATCCGTATGATCCTTGGAATGGATTACTTCGGCTCTTCCACAAAGCAGCTAGTGAAGGACACTCTTGACATTGAAGTCGAAGATGATGCTCCTAAACGAAAACCATCATTGGAGGAGATTGACGCCTTGGAG GAGGCTCGACTTGCAATTGAATACATTGTGATACCAGGTGGCGAGCCTGTAGAACTTCTTCCGAGGCGCTCTGAAATAGTTGCTCGACAACTAGAGCTCGTGAAGAGTTATCAGTTGGCTGCTGAGAAATCCGGCACGGAGTCAAACCTGAGGTTGCAAATCCTTCCTCAAAGGTTAACTAAGAAAACTTCTAataaattttccagatttggttcaaGTTCACCGAAGGATACAATTCTTTAA
- the LOC113730767 gene encoding ACT domain-containing protein ACR10: MGVIYEDAVLIKEAESAVDHTVITVNCPDKTGLGCDLCRVILLFGLSIAKGDVQTDGKWCYLVFWVVGKPMTRWSLLKTRLQEVCPTCTPAASGIYYYRPEFQQPRPPDIFLLKFWCSYDRKGLLHDVTQVLCELELTIKRVKVSTAPDGGVMDLFFVTDTRELLHTKKRQEEAIDHLKAVLGDAMLNCEIQLAIPEVTAYSQSFLPSSVTEDMFRLEMLGVLASSSVSIEVDNSLRPSHTLVKVLCQDHKGLIYDIMRTLKDYNIQIAYGRFFVKNCEVELFITQADGKQIIDPNKQNALCSRLRMELVHPLRVDVISRGPDTELLVANPVELSGRGRPLVFYDITLALKNMNISIFSVEIGRHRIHDREWEVYRILLDECDGFSLPRNEIKECVRKKLMGWE, from the exons ATGGGGGTAATATATGAAGATGCGGTTTTGATTAAGGAAGCGGAGAGCGCAGTTGATCACACAGTAATCACTGTGAATTGTCCAGACAAGACTGGTCTTGGCTGTGATCTTTGTAGGGTAATCTTGCTCTTTGGCCTTAGCATTGCCAAAGGAG ATGTTCAAACAGATGGTAAATGGTGTTACTTAGTTTTCTGGGTTGTTGGGAAGCCAATGACCAGGTGGAGTTTGTTGAAGACGAGGCTTCAAGAGGTGTGTCCAACATGTACACCTGCAGCATCAGGAATTTACTATTACAGACCAGAGTTTCAACAGCCCAGGCCTCCAGATATATTCCTTCTCAAGTTTTGGTGTTCCTATGACCGGAAAGGACTCTTGCATG ATGTAACTCAGGTCCTTTGTGAATTAGAACTCACAATCAAAAGAGTGAAGGTATCCACTGCGCCAGATGGAGGAGTCATGGATCTCTTCTTTGTAACGGACACCAG GGAACTTCTCCACACTAAAAAGAGACAGGAAGAAGCAATTGATCATTTGAAAGCTGTCTTGGGGGATGCCATGCTGAattgtgaaattcaactagccaTTCCTGAGGTTACTGCATATTCACAATCATTTCTTCCATCTTCAGTCACTGAAGATATGTTCAGACTGGAAATGCTAGGAGTTCTTGCCTCCAGTTCTGTTTCTATTGAGGTGGACAACAGCCTCAGGCCCTCCCACACACTTGTTAAAGTCTTATGTCAAGATCACAAAGGCCTCATTTATGATATAATGAGGACCTTAAAAGATTATAATATCCAG ATCGCTTATGGAAGATTCTTTGTAAAGAACTGTGAGGTGGAATTATTTATAACGCAAGCGGATGGGAAGCAGATAATTGATCCCAACAAACAGAATGCTCTGTGCTCCCGACTGCGAATGGAACTTGTTCACCCGCTTAGGGTGGATGTCATAAGCCGCGGCCCTGATACTGAGCTGCTGGTAGCTAATCCTGTTGAGTTATCTGGAAGAGGCCGTCCTCTTGTTTTCTATGATATAACGCTAGCCCTCAAGAACATGAATATAAGCATATTTTCG GTGGAGATAGGAAGACACAGGATTCATGATCGTGAGTGGGAAGTATACAGAATCTTACTTGATGAATGCGATGGCTTCTCTTTGCCAAGGAATGAAATTAAAGAATGTGTCCGAAAGAAGCTGATGGGTTGGGAATGA